In the Rhizobium sp. BT03 genome, one interval contains:
- a CDS encoding helix-turn-helix domain-containing protein, producing the protein MKRHAAAQVRTSRPAQAELSNVARESVHPVDRHVGQQIRIRRMQSNVSLGDLGAGIGVSLQQVQKYESGKNRVSASMLYELANCLKIPVSRFFEGLPDPETLQGQQFITEIDEKIAYISTAEGRRLIDDVLLLSPRVRSRVVALVSSIVDEEMEEHKDVSP; encoded by the coding sequence ATGAAGCGCCATGCAGCAGCCCAGGTCCGGACTTCGAGGCCTGCGCAAGCCGAACTGTCGAATGTTGCACGCGAGTCGGTGCATCCGGTCGATCGGCATGTCGGACAGCAAATCCGTATCCGTCGAATGCAGTCGAATGTATCCTTAGGGGATCTTGGCGCCGGCATCGGGGTGAGCTTGCAGCAGGTGCAAAAATATGAAAGCGGCAAGAACCGCGTCAGCGCTTCGATGCTCTACGAGCTTGCCAATTGCCTCAAGATCCCTGTTTCGAGGTTTTTCGAGGGCCTTCCAGATCCCGAAACCCTTCAGGGCCAGCAATTCATAACAGAGATCGATGAGAAGATTGCCTACATTTCCACGGCGGAGGGACGGCGTCTGATAGACGACGTTTTGCTCCTTTCCCCGCGTGTGCGCAGCCGGGTCGTTGCCCTCGTCAGCTCGATTGTCGATGAAGAGATGGAAGAACACAAGGACGTTTCCCCATGA
- a CDS encoding CapA family protein, whose protein sequence is MSAPFSIAVTGQSLIRHDLRAIGDPRLAEIAEVLKASDVAFTNLETTIYGRHGGWPLKGSYFGAAAPDVLAALKELGFNSLALANNHAFDLGPPGILSTLEEVAAHNFLHAGIGHNKHHASTAQKMTFGSRNVALIAMDAGPGPSFMYAEDATAGRIARPGINSLKVSRVFDLEAGTFDLLRSIQERLLSSPLERANYAQPEDPPDLHGQDEIDFYGTVFCRSEETARRIVVDRHSAWAHLSAIAEEAGRDTFVIVYLHHHHWEPNWQQVPAWVREFAHDCVNAGAGLFVSHGAPVLQAAEIYRSTPIFYGLGNFLFHTEKDEQEWSPPEVWRSVIATCNFGSSGQLENVRLRPIVIGGTDALSNPARDRLPFPVLADGRVAADILDDLADRSAGFGTVLDREKNVGQIAF, encoded by the coding sequence ATGTCCGCACCCTTTTCCATTGCTGTCACCGGCCAGTCGCTCATCCGTCATGATCTTCGAGCGATCGGCGATCCACGGCTCGCTGAGATCGCCGAGGTCCTCAAAGCAAGCGATGTTGCCTTCACCAATCTCGAGACGACTATCTATGGTCGTCATGGTGGATGGCCGCTCAAAGGCAGCTATTTCGGCGCTGCAGCGCCGGATGTCTTGGCGGCCTTGAAGGAGCTCGGTTTCAATAGCCTGGCTCTGGCAAACAACCATGCTTTCGATCTTGGACCGCCGGGGATCCTCTCGACGCTGGAGGAGGTTGCGGCACACAATTTCCTGCATGCCGGCATCGGCCACAACAAGCATCACGCTTCCACCGCACAGAAAATGACGTTCGGATCCCGAAATGTTGCGCTGATTGCCATGGACGCTGGGCCAGGCCCGTCTTTCATGTACGCTGAGGACGCAACTGCGGGCAGGATAGCAAGGCCCGGCATCAATAGTCTGAAAGTCTCCAGGGTATTTGACTTGGAAGCGGGAACATTCGACTTGCTTCGCTCCATCCAGGAGCGTCTTCTAAGTTCGCCCTTGGAGCGCGCGAATTATGCCCAGCCGGAAGATCCGCCTGATCTTCATGGCCAAGACGAAATCGATTTCTACGGAACCGTGTTTTGCAGATCAGAAGAGACAGCTCGCCGCATTGTGGTGGACCGGCACAGCGCCTGGGCTCACCTTTCCGCGATTGCGGAAGAAGCGGGCCGCGACACATTCGTCATCGTGTATTTGCATCATCACCATTGGGAGCCGAACTGGCAACAAGTCCCCGCCTGGGTCCGGGAATTCGCGCACGATTGCGTGAACGCGGGCGCTGGCCTCTTTGTCAGCCATGGCGCTCCGGTCCTTCAAGCGGCTGAGATATATCGCAGTACGCCAATTTTCTACGGCCTTGGCAACTTCCTCTTCCATACGGAAAAGGACGAACAGGAATGGAGCCCGCCGGAAGTGTGGAGGAGCGTCATCGCGACCTGCAATTTTGGATCTAGCGGACAGCTGGAAAATGTACGCTTGCGTCCGATTGTGATCGGTGGAACCGACGCATTATCGAATCCTGCACGCGATCGCCTCCCCTTCCCTGTGCTCGCCGATGGCAGAGTGGCGGCAGACATCCTTGACGATCTTGCCGACCGCAGTGCCGGTTTTGGCACTGTGCTTGACCGAGAGAAGAACGTTGGCCAGATCGCTTTTTAG
- a CDS encoding transporter substrate-binding domain-containing protein, giving the protein MKRTLLLALSLVVCANNAGAMDRKTLTIASEGASPPWNAITPQGELAGFDIDVGRDLCRRMKFECTFVPQDWDGIIPALTVGKFDAIMSGMAITEKRKKSIAFSKPYAGGFNQLVILKDLDLPPTDTSAELDLTTIDPEKQAKIEELRAALNGRTLGVLRSSNSEAVLNELFGKVATIRSYDSQDNMHLDLVAERIDGGLADYFTWKAFLDSTDGGIATLYGPQLSGGLWGPGVGVGLRQDDGELVAAFDSAIEAATSDGTLKRLSEQWFKIDVSPQTSN; this is encoded by the coding sequence GTGAAACGAACACTTCTGCTTGCCCTGTCTCTTGTCGTCTGCGCCAACAACGCGGGAGCAATGGACAGGAAGACACTGACAATCGCCTCTGAAGGTGCTTCGCCGCCCTGGAATGCCATCACCCCCCAAGGGGAGCTCGCCGGCTTTGACATCGACGTCGGCCGCGATCTTTGCCGGAGGATGAAGTTCGAGTGCACTTTCGTGCCTCAGGACTGGGACGGAATCATACCGGCGCTCACCGTTGGAAAGTTCGATGCCATCATGTCGGGGATGGCGATAACTGAGAAGCGGAAGAAATCGATCGCTTTTTCCAAGCCCTACGCCGGAGGTTTCAACCAACTCGTCATACTCAAAGATCTCGATCTTCCGCCCACGGATACGTCGGCCGAGCTCGACCTCACAACTATCGATCCTGAAAAGCAGGCAAAGATCGAGGAGCTTCGAGCCGCTCTCAACGGCAGAACTTTAGGCGTATTGCGATCATCGAATTCGGAAGCGGTGCTCAATGAACTGTTCGGAAAGGTCGCGACGATCAGGAGCTACGATTCCCAGGACAACATGCATCTCGATCTCGTAGCTGAGCGCATCGATGGCGGCCTTGCCGACTATTTCACCTGGAAAGCCTTCCTCGACAGCACGGATGGCGGCATTGCAACGCTCTACGGCCCCCAGCTCTCCGGTGGCCTCTGGGGCCCGGGTGTCGGCGTCGGACTTCGGCAAGACGACGGCGAACTGGTTGCGGCATTCGACAGCGCCATCGAGGCCGCCACGAGCGACGGAACCCTGAAGCGGCTGAGCGAGCAATGGTTCAAGATCGATGTTTCGCCGCAGACATCGAACTAG
- a CDS encoding ABC transporter permease, with protein MSMTIALEAFLTLPRGLLLTLVLTFASLAAGFAVSVPLAFLRASSNPWASASVLAYTYAFRGTPLLVQLFLIYYGIGQLPLVRQSFLWAVMREPFWCAFIAFTLNSAAHTTEVLRGGIQAVPRGQIEAAKALGLSRFHTASLIVFPLTLRIALPAYANEVVGMLKASSLASTITLLEVTGLARQLVSETFAPYEVFIAAGAFYLLLTLLITQGFQMLETRWTPTANRPPPAQPVPRRANGKPPLASAET; from the coding sequence ATGAGCATGACCATCGCGCTTGAAGCGTTTCTCACCCTTCCCCGCGGCCTTCTTCTCACTCTGGTTCTGACATTCGCATCGCTTGCCGCAGGCTTCGCCGTCTCGGTCCCGCTCGCCTTCCTACGGGCATCATCAAATCCGTGGGCTTCCGCGTCCGTGCTGGCATATACCTATGCGTTCCGCGGCACGCCACTTCTGGTTCAGCTTTTCCTGATTTACTACGGGATTGGCCAGCTTCCCCTCGTCCGCCAAAGCTTTCTATGGGCCGTGATGCGAGAGCCGTTCTGGTGCGCCTTCATTGCTTTCACCCTGAACAGCGCCGCCCATACGACAGAAGTTCTGCGCGGCGGGATCCAGGCGGTCCCGCGTGGGCAGATTGAAGCGGCCAAAGCCTTGGGCCTTTCCCGTTTCCACACTGCCAGTCTTATCGTGTTCCCTTTGACCCTCAGGATCGCTCTTCCCGCCTATGCAAATGAGGTGGTTGGAATGCTGAAGGCAAGCTCCCTTGCAAGCACCATCACGCTGCTTGAAGTGACCGGGCTCGCCCGACAGCTGGTGTCGGAGACATTCGCCCCATACGAGGTCTTCATTGCCGCGGGGGCTTTCTATCTGCTGCTTACCCTCTTGATCACGCAAGGTTTCCAGATGCTGGAGACGCGTTGGACGCCGACGGCAAACCGTCCACCGCCGGCGCAACCTGTACCTCGAAGAGCGAACGGAAAGCCGCCTCTCGCCTCGGCTGAAACTTGA
- a CDS encoding ABC transporter permease subunit (The N-terminal region of this protein, as described by TIGR01726, is a three transmembrane segment that identifies a subfamily of ABC transporter permease subunits, which specificities that include histidine, arginine, glutamine, glutamate, L-cystine (sic), the opines (in Agrobacterium) octopine and nopaline, etc.) — MYAFVDQFLSGLKNTLLVFALSCAFGTLLGLLIAVLRNSTRKSVSSCMRAYTGIIRGVPELLIILLTYFGGTALLSAIAGGYIEINAFAAGVAALTVVFSGYAAEIFRGAINAVAPGQREAAAALGLSNSQIWFLIIIPQMIPIALPAFCNLCISLIKDTSLISVVGLTDVMRVAYIGAGSLRAPLPFYLAASAIYLALTSLSLLSFRLLERRYSLPAMKG; from the coding sequence TTGTACGCATTTGTAGATCAATTTTTATCTGGATTGAAGAATACACTTTTAGTGTTTGCCTTGAGCTGCGCTTTCGGGACCCTATTAGGTTTGCTTATTGCCGTTCTCCGCAACTCGACCCGCAAGTCGGTTTCATCGTGCATGCGGGCCTACACGGGCATCATCCGGGGTGTTCCGGAACTTCTGATCATCCTCCTAACGTATTTCGGCGGAACCGCCCTTTTGAGCGCGATTGCCGGTGGCTACATCGAGATTAATGCATTTGCGGCCGGTGTCGCGGCACTGACCGTCGTGTTCAGTGGGTACGCCGCGGAAATATTCCGTGGTGCGATCAACGCGGTTGCACCAGGCCAACGAGAGGCTGCAGCAGCGCTCGGGCTTTCGAACTCGCAGATTTGGTTTCTGATCATCATTCCCCAGATGATCCCGATCGCTCTGCCGGCATTCTGTAACCTCTGCATCTCCTTGATAAAGGATACATCGCTGATTTCCGTCGTCGGGCTGACGGATGTCATGCGCGTCGCCTATATAGGCGCAGGCTCACTGCGCGCTCCACTCCCCTTCTATCTCGCAGCGTCTGCAATCTACCTCGCCCTCACAAGCCTGTCGCTTCTTTCGTTCCGGTTATTGGAGCGCCGCTATTCGCTCCCGGCGATGAAAGGTTGA
- a CDS encoding LysR family transcriptional regulator, producing MEITESGVKIRHLQILREVMRAGSERLAAQMLRITQPAVSQNIKQLEETVGFALFRRENNRLIPTVKAWEFLRTIDAAFAGLDRIGPSIDFLRNNDTRMIGIAAPSAFSFATLPKVVKGIRERSRSYAVQVKTGTYQQIADHVLSGRSDLGISRLPLDERILDWMPVGSATNVCLFPANHRFAAQQLVTAEDLASEAIIDIDPQIASHQMSVNALRYMGTAPDIAVEYDANGHDIGYVMAGIGVSITNEIIASEYAEFDVAFREFQPGATYHYVVVWQKDRKLSDSLRFALEEIVAALTDRAA from the coding sequence ATGGAAATCACCGAATCCGGAGTGAAGATCCGCCACCTTCAAATATTGCGGGAGGTTATGCGCGCCGGCTCGGAAAGGCTCGCAGCGCAGATGTTGCGAATAACCCAGCCGGCGGTCAGCCAAAACATCAAGCAGCTAGAGGAGACTGTCGGCTTCGCGCTCTTCCGCCGGGAAAACAACAGGTTGATACCAACCGTCAAGGCATGGGAATTTCTACGCACAATCGATGCGGCGTTCGCCGGACTTGATCGGATTGGGCCCTCAATCGACTTCCTGCGGAACAATGATACTCGAATGATCGGCATCGCAGCGCCAAGTGCTTTCTCCTTTGCCACTTTGCCGAAGGTGGTCAAAGGGATCCGGGAGAGGAGCCGCTCTTACGCTGTCCAGGTGAAAACAGGAACGTATCAGCAGATCGCAGATCACGTGTTAAGCGGCCGCTCGGATCTTGGCATCTCCCGATTGCCTCTTGACGAGCGCATCCTTGATTGGATGCCGGTCGGCTCGGCCACCAACGTATGTCTTTTTCCGGCCAACCATCGATTTGCGGCACAGCAGCTTGTCACTGCCGAAGATCTTGCTAGTGAGGCGATCATCGATATCGACCCGCAAATTGCCTCTCACCAAATGAGCGTCAATGCCCTTCGATATATGGGAACCGCTCCTGACATCGCCGTGGAATATGACGCCAATGGCCATGACATTGGCTATGTCATGGCAGGGATCGGCGTTTCGATTACGAACGAGATCATTGCGAGCGAATATGCTGAATTCGACGTTGCATTCCGCGAATTTCAGCCAGGGGCAACATATCACTACGTCGTCGTTTGGCAAAAAGATCGAAAGCTGAGTGATAGCCTAAGATTTGCATTGGAAGAGATAGTCGCGGCTTTGACAGATCGGGCTGCTTGA
- a CDS encoding DUF3606 domain-containing protein, which translates to MATTSKARSQDRARVAGGQDHEVKYEARKEGISKEAVKKTVKNVGNSRKKVEAELDRH; encoded by the coding sequence ATGGCAACCACATCCAAAGCCCGCAGCCAGGATCGTGCTCGCGTCGCAGGTGGTCAGGATCACGAGGTGAAGTACGAAGCCCGGAAGGAAGGCATTTCCAAGGAAGCGGTGAAGAAGACCGTGAAGAACGTAGGCAACAGTCGCAAGAAGGTCGAAGCCGAACTCGACCGGCACTAA
- a CDS encoding IS3 family transposase (programmed frameshift), with protein sequence MKRNRFTDEQIIGILKEHEAGTPVSELCRKHGVSDASIYKWKAKFGGMEVSEAKRLKTLEDENTKLKRLLADAMLDNAALKDLFGKEVVTPAAKRKAVAHLMSHHEMSERRACKAIGFCRMTIRYETRRDDDHELRERMKALAHERRRFGYRRIHVLLRREGHLVNHKRLFRLYREEKLTVRKRGGRKRAIGTRAPMLVPMVANDRWSLDFVSDQFTDGRRLRILTVVDDCTRECLALVADTSLSGLRVARELDRIIEERGKPRMIVSDNGSEFTSNAILQWADRTKVDWHYIAPGKPIQNAFIESFNGRLRDELLNETLFSSLAHARSALSNWRSDYNDQRPHSGLGWLTPAEFAQTLNPRRDVVLRSRNGSAPQPAATEPTTATKKRWSERKTG encoded by the exons ATGAAGCGCAATCGTTTCACAGACGAACAGATCATCGGCATTCTGAAGGAGCACGAGGCTGGCACGCCGGTCTCGGAGCTTTGCCGCAAGCACGGCGTCAGCGATGCCAGCATCTATAAATGGAAGGCCAAATTCGGCGGCATGGAGGTATCCGAAGCCAAGCGGCTGAAGACGCTGGAGGACGAGAACACGAAGCTGAAGCGGCTTCTGGCGGATGCCATGCTCGACAATGCCGCTTTGAAAGACCTTT TTGGGAAAGAAGTGGTGACGCCCGCGGCCAAGCGGAAAGCTGTCGCGCATCTGATGAGCCATCATGAGATGAGCGAACGGCGGGCGTGTAAAGCCATTGGTTTTTGCCGAATGACGATTCGTTACGAGACCAGGCGCGACGATGATCATGAGCTTCGCGAGCGAATGAAGGCGTTGGCGCATGAACGCCGCCGCTTTGGATATCGACGCATTCATGTGCTGCTGAGGCGGGAGGGTCACCTCGTGAACCACAAGAGGCTCTTCCGGCTCTATCGGGAGGAGAAACTGACGGTGCGCAAGCGCGGCGGTCGCAAGCGAGCGATAGGCACGCGAGCGCCGATGCTGGTGCCGATGGTGGCCAATGACCGTTGGTCGCTAGACTTCGTGTCGGATCAGTTCACCGATGGGCGCAGGCTGCGGATTCTGACCGTCGTCGATGATTGCACGAGGGAGTGCCTGGCGCTCGTCGCCGATACATCGCTTTCCGGTCTTCGCGTCGCACGGGAGCTTGACCGGATTATCGAGGAGCGCGGCAAGCCGAGGATGATCGTCAGCGACAACGGCAGCGAGTTCACCAGCAACGCGATCCTGCAATGGGCGGACCGGACCAAGGTTGACTGGCATTACATTGCGCCTGGTAAGCCTATCCAGAACGCTTTTATCGAAAGCTTCAACGGGCGGCTGCGAGACGAGTTATTGAATGAAACTCTGTTCTCGTCGCTTGCTCACGCCCGGTCTGCGCTTTCAAACTGGCGTAGCGATTACAACGATCAACGCCCGCATTCAGGCCTTGGCTGGCTGACACCGGCCGAATTCGCTCAGACACTCAACCCGCGACGTGATGTGGTGCTGCGCAGCCGAAATGGCTCCGCACCGCAACCCGCCGCTACCGAACCAACAACAGCAACCAAAAAACGCTGGAGCGAACGCAAAACTGGATAA
- a CDS encoding helix-turn-helix domain-containing protein has translation MALVIHWQGGDHTRMTVKKNKIGQTRWAVKADVVDLVRNLASQLPDLSIAAILNRSGKRTGHGASWTRSHVCSLRNIHGISVYREGERAERGERTLDEAADILKVSRATAYRMVSSGVLPARQLCTGAPWIIQLSDLQHETVRREADARRSRRPISQDPVQNPLL, from the coding sequence TTGGCGCTCGTCATTCATTGGCAGGGTGGCGATCACACCCGGATGACGGTGAAGAAAAACAAGATCGGCCAGACCCGCTGGGCAGTTAAGGCTGATGTTGTCGATCTCGTTCGCAACTTGGCGAGCCAGTTGCCCGATTTGTCGATCGCAGCGATCTTGAATCGATCCGGCAAGCGGACAGGGCATGGCGCCAGCTGGACGCGAAGCCACGTCTGCAGTCTTCGCAACATCCACGGCATCTCCGTCTATCGAGAAGGTGAACGGGCCGAACGCGGTGAGAGAACCCTCGACGAGGCCGCCGACATTCTAAAGGTGAGTCGAGCTACCGCCTACCGGATGGTCAGCAGCGGTGTCCTTCCCGCTCGCCAGTTATGCACCGGAGCGCCGTGGATCATCCAGCTTTCCGACCTTCAACACGAAACCGTGCGCCGCGAAGCCGATGCCAGGCGATCCCGGCGTCCGATATCTCAGGATCCGGTTCAAAATCCTCTTTTATAG
- a CDS encoding phasin, translated as MTKISERSFETIENPGSSSLKVPDQFGASVEKGNKKVTEAFLKLASGAEATQKMLPPILETTSLFGNELWWKTIAALQADAEASFSHLQALLGANSPSQILEQQSTFFRKRVETSLQHAKEVRVLSSRAVEEISKPVKDAFDKVLTDLKAT; from the coding sequence ATGACCAAGATTTCCGAAAGATCCTTTGAAACGATCGAAAACCCGGGGTCATCGTCGCTCAAGGTGCCAGATCAGTTCGGCGCATCTGTTGAAAAGGGGAACAAGAAGGTGACAGAGGCTTTTTTGAAACTTGCGTCCGGCGCTGAAGCGACACAGAAAATGCTGCCTCCGATCCTCGAAACGACAAGTCTATTCGGCAACGAATTGTGGTGGAAGACGATCGCTGCACTGCAGGCCGACGCCGAGGCCAGCTTCTCACATTTGCAAGCTTTGCTGGGCGCCAATTCGCCGTCGCAGATCCTCGAACAGCAGTCGACCTTTTTCCGCAAGCGGGTTGAGACAAGTTTGCAGCACGCCAAGGAAGTCCGGGTGCTCTCAAGCAGGGCGGTGGAGGAAATCTCAAAGCCGGTCAAGGATGCTTTTGACAAGGTGCTGACGGACCTCAAGGCGACGTAA
- a CDS encoding type VI secretion system Vgr family protein, giving the protein MVESRIESLLRHNRFVAVTSAASELNEISLRRLSGTERLGEPFLYEVKLASRNPVQNFATIPGQNLTIGLKLKDSQTRFFNGVVTRFQYLGLDDTEHLNYVAQVRPWISLLEHRSNSRVFQNKTSIEIITTIFREHKGNFKNQTARRFPQRPYCVQYDETDLAFVSRLMEQDGIYYYFEHAEDQHDLVLVDNAASHMACTPEIVETHHNLRPARSLYQEDVILHWDEVVSLQPNKVVLRDYDHEKPMAELTSVARVPPVRTGGIPPCKLTGSAITRQRESVAVRTGETSSASSGCTAMREVFEYPGQYTKKSDGDFYATIRAEELACNAYRARIESTARQITTGSLFKAANPFYYGQVGSRPKPTDRFLAVGQDFTVIGEVGDDLTADTVGGKGERFLYHSNVEIIPATTQYRPRRRTPARLIHGPQTAVVVGPEGESIATDKYGRVKVQFFWDREGGKNENSSCWIRVAQNFAGKGFGNLVVPRIGHEVVVDFIHGNPDTPLVTGVVYNGSNLPPETLPTDKTRSTFRTHTDGGAANAYNELRFEDKQGREEVYLKAQKNHTVEVGNIYSIDVKRHFLLTSGGAAPDSPAAAALGSRVEVTPDKIRLVVSGRTGPQAIEISGDGIAIIGTMIGVMATPPRLGSIVSMPPPTPGPPTPSIMKLIATLGLPPVTPE; this is encoded by the coding sequence ATGGTCGAGTCAAGAATCGAGAGTCTCTTAAGGCACAATCGTTTTGTTGCGGTCACTTCGGCCGCGTCCGAGTTGAATGAAATCTCTCTCCGGCGGCTCAGTGGCACCGAGCGGCTGGGGGAACCTTTCCTCTACGAGGTGAAGCTCGCCAGCCGCAATCCAGTTCAGAACTTTGCTACGATCCCCGGTCAAAACCTGACAATCGGCCTTAAGCTCAAGGACTCGCAAACCCGCTTCTTCAACGGTGTTGTTACGCGCTTCCAATATCTCGGCCTCGACGATACCGAGCACCTCAACTACGTGGCGCAGGTGCGGCCGTGGATTTCATTGCTCGAGCATCGCTCTAACAGTCGGGTCTTTCAGAACAAGACGAGCATCGAGATCATCACCACGATTTTTCGAGAACATAAAGGCAATTTCAAGAATCAGACCGCCCGACGGTTCCCACAGCGCCCATATTGCGTCCAGTACGATGAAACGGATCTGGCCTTCGTCAGCCGCCTCATGGAGCAGGACGGCATCTACTACTATTTTGAACATGCTGAGGACCAACATGACCTGGTGCTGGTCGACAACGCCGCGAGTCACATGGCCTGCACGCCTGAGATCGTAGAGACCCACCACAATCTCAGGCCTGCCCGAAGTCTTTACCAAGAAGATGTCATCCTGCATTGGGACGAGGTCGTATCGCTACAGCCGAACAAGGTCGTTCTCAGGGACTATGACCATGAGAAGCCGATGGCAGAACTGACGTCTGTCGCGCGTGTTCCTCCCGTGAGGACAGGCGGCATTCCGCCATGCAAGCTCACGGGAAGCGCCATCACCCGACAGCGGGAGAGCGTGGCGGTCAGAACGGGCGAGACCTCGTCGGCAAGCAGCGGCTGCACGGCAATGCGGGAGGTCTTCGAGTATCCAGGCCAGTATACAAAAAAAAGCGATGGTGATTTCTACGCCACCATCCGTGCCGAGGAACTCGCCTGCAACGCTTATCGCGCGCGGATCGAAAGCACTGCGCGCCAGATAACGACCGGGTCATTATTCAAGGCGGCAAATCCCTTCTACTACGGCCAGGTCGGTTCCCGCCCGAAACCCACCGATCGCTTTCTGGCAGTCGGACAGGACTTCACTGTCATCGGTGAGGTGGGGGACGATCTCACTGCGGACACCGTGGGGGGGAAGGGCGAGCGGTTCCTCTATCACAGCAACGTAGAGATTATCCCCGCGACCACCCAGTACCGACCGAGGCGCCGCACACCGGCGCGGTTGATTCACGGACCGCAGACGGCCGTCGTCGTGGGCCCCGAGGGCGAGTCAATCGCGACGGATAAGTACGGCCGTGTGAAGGTTCAGTTCTTCTGGGACCGAGAAGGCGGAAAGAACGAGAACAGCTCCTGCTGGATTCGGGTGGCCCAGAACTTCGCTGGTAAGGGTTTTGGCAACCTGGTCGTCCCACGGATCGGCCATGAGGTCGTGGTTGATTTCATCCACGGCAATCCCGACACGCCCCTGGTGACCGGCGTCGTATACAATGGCTCAAATCTGCCGCCTGAAACCCTGCCGACCGACAAAACGCGGTCGACCTTCCGGACGCATACCGATGGCGGCGCCGCTAATGCCTACAATGAACTGCGCTTTGAGGACAAGCAGGGCCGTGAGGAGGTCTATTTGAAGGCCCAGAAGAATCATACCGTCGAGGTCGGGAATATCTACAGCATCGACGTCAAGAGACACTTCCTCCTGACCTCGGGCGGCGCCGCGCCCGACTCCCCTGCCGCAGCGGCCTTAGGTAGCCGCGTCGAGGTAACACCCGACAAGATCCGCCTTGTAGTATCGGGCAGAACCGGCCCGCAGGCCATCGAAATCAGCGGCGATGGGATCGCCATTATCGGCACGATGATTGGCGTTATGGCAACGCCTCCGCGGCTCGGGTCCATCGTCTCCATGCCGCCGCCGACACCGGGTCCACCCACGCCGTCGATAATGAAGCTTATTGCGACACTCGGGCTGCCGCCTGTTACGCCCGAGTGA